The Gemmatimonadota bacterium DNA window GGGCCGACCGGATGGCGCCGAGGCGCGCCTCCTGACGCTCCTGAAGCCCCTGGCTAAGGTGCTGACTCTGAAGTGAATCCATCCGCGAGAGCCTCCCCACCGCCTGCTGGTCCAACTCCACGGGGCGCGTCGCTTCCGCGCCGATCGAGAGACTGCGCTCGAGGCGGGCAGCCTCGGCGGCCAACTCCTCGCGAAGGGCCTTGCTCTGATCGTCCGTGAGGGGCATTCGAGTGACTCCGGTGCGACACTCACCGAGAAGCGCTGTCGAGCATGCGGTCGAGCATCAGGATCGCGGGCGGGCCGCCCGACGAAAGAGTACTAGAGTAACGGATGTGACTTGGCGCACGCACCGGGGATCGTGGACCGAGGGATCCAAAGCGTGTTACCTTTTTCATTGGCTTCGATGTGTGCGAGCGGCCTCCGTGGACCAGGGGGCCCGGCGGCACGCCGCGATCCATGAAACGCTGCCGCCGCTGCGACGATCCGCCGCTTGCGGCCGCCGAGGCCACTCGTGCAGCGGGAGCGTGACATGTGCAATCCCCTTCCAGCCGCTTCCCAGTCGGTCCGGGCCACCCGCCGCGGTTTCCAGACTCCACCCTGACAGCACCGTTCTGAATCCGCGGGTCGCCCCCATGGGTGGCCCGCCGTTCCCGCACGCCTGCGATCGGCAGCGACGTCTTGCTTTGCGGTCGGGAGCCGTTCGGGGCGCGCCCGCTCCGCGGTCGGCTCCAAGCGCGGCGCATCGGTGCCGAAGGCGTTGCACCTCCCGCAGAGACGTGGCCATTCGCACCGGCAAGGTCGTTCCAAGAGGACAGGAAAGGACATGAGGATGAGGCACAACGAGCAAGAATTCGATCCCTTCGTGCGGAGGACTCCGGCGATGCGGCGCGCAGGGACGCTCCAGCCGCGAAATCCGAAGGTGCGACCGTGATCGCGTCTCGCGCCACCAGCGACGCGCACGAGACGCGGATCGGCCTTCGGAACGGCGTAAGCCGGGCCGCTCTGGTCGCCGGTGTCACGCTCGGGCCTCGGGGCGGAGTGGGACTCCGTCGGCCTTGGGGCGGCAGCATGGCCCGGGGGACGGGGCTCGAGGTCGCGGCGCCGGCCGCGCCGGAAGGCCCACTGGAGAGGCTCGGATTTCGCTTCGCTCTCGAAACGGCGCGACAAGTGGAGCGAAGGACGGGCGACGGAACAGCGACCACCCTGGTCCTTCTGGCGGAGTTGTTCCACGAGGTGGTCCGGTGGATCACCAGTGGCGCCGACCCAATCGAGGTTCGCGACTCCCTCCGATTCGCGGCGGATGAAGTGGACCGGCGCCTCGCGCGCGGGGCCGAGCCGCTCGACGGCGCCCACGGTATCACAGATCTGGCGACCTCCGCCTGTGCCGGCGATCGGAGACTGGGGGAGGCGGTCGCGACCGCGGTACGACGTGCCGGCTCTTGCGACGGAGTTCAGGTCGCACGTGCGGACACCCCGAACGACTACCTGGAGGGGCGCGTCGGCCACCTCTTTGGCGGCATAGCGCCGCACGGCGGCTCAGTGAGCGGTCTCAGCTCAGGGAACTGGACCGTGGAGTCGCCCATGGTCGTGGTGGCGTCCGGCGACCTCGACCCTGCCGGCGCCCGCCAACTCGTGCGATCCGTGGGCACGGATGTGCAGCCGATTCTGCTGATCGCGCCGGAACAGAGGCTTTCCGGGATCGACCGGAGCCAGGCTTTCCGGGAGAGGCCTCTCATTCCGCTCACGACCTCGAGAGGGGAAGGCGCCGCCGACCTCCTGGAGGATCTCGCGACGGTCACGAGTGGCCGACCCCTGCTGTTTCGGGGGGAACGCGGAGGAGGAGGCGCGCCCGCGAATCCCTGGATCCGAGCTGGGGCCGCGCGCCGCGCTCACCTCACCAAGCGCGGTTTGGTGATCGAACCCAATGCGGCGAGCGGGACCCAGATCGAAGCGAATCGGGCCGCCCTACAGCGCGAACTGGAGGATCATGCCGATCCCGATGCGCTTCTGGGGAGACTCTTTCGACTCGCGCCGACCTCCGTCACGGTGCGGCTCGCCGATGCCCCGGAGAGCGAGTACTCGAGACGTCGGGATCTGGCCGTCCGAGCGCTCCGCGCGGTCCGAGGGGCGTCGGAGGCGGGGGTCCTACCGGGGGGTGGAGCCGCGCTCTTCCATGCCGCGAGCGAGGCTGGGTCTCCGGAGGGTCAGGGCGGGGTGCTTCGCGCCACCAGGTGCGTCGCCGCGGCCGCAGGGGCGGTGATACGACGACTGGCCGAGAATGCAGGATTCGATGGGCGGGGCGTCCTCGAAGAGGTGCAGGCGGCGGGCCCTCCCGCCCACGGCTTCGACGTGTCCACGCAACAGGTCCGGGACCTTCGCGGCGCCGGGGTGCTCGATGCCGCCAACGTGGTTCGCTGGTCGCTGCGCGCCGCGGTGGCGACCGCCGAGCTTCTGCTCCTGACCGAGACCGTGGTGGGCCGTGGTGCGGACGCGCGTCTCGGGGAAGGATTGGAGTCATGACCGAGGTCCTGTCCGAACGCGCACCTTCGGCGACCCTCACTGAGAAGCTCCTCCTCTACACGCCGGGGCACCAGGACTTTTTCGAGGACACCTGCCGCGCCTCGCGGCAGCCCACAGCGCGGTCATGCCTCTCGACAACCGGAAGGGCGTGGAGGAACAGGCCCGAAAACTCTTTGGCGTATGCCGGAAGAGACGCCTTCCGATCTTCACCTTCGTCAACAAGTGCGACCGCCCCGGCACCGATCCCTTCGGCCTCCGCGACGACGTGGAGCGCGACCTCGGGATCGAGTGCTTCCCGGCGGTCTGGCCCCTCCGAAGAGGCGACCGGCTCATCGGCGTCTTCGACCGGCTTGACCGCGGGGCGCTTCAGGTAGGTGACACGATCTCGACCGTGGCCAGGCTCGAGTACCCGGGAGTTCCCCGCTTTTCGCCGGAATACTTCGCGTCGGTGCGCCTGGGAGACCCGCTGCGGCGGAAGCATCTGGCCCGTGGACTTTGACACCTCGCGGAAGAGGGCACGATCCTGCTCCTCTTCTCGGACTCTCTGTCCGGTCCGGTCCCGATCGTCGGAGCCGTGGGGCGGCTGCAGTTCGACGTGCTCCTGGAC harbors:
- a CDS encoding TraR/DksA family transcriptional regulator → MPLTDDQSKALREELAAEAARLERSLSIGAEATRPVELDQQAVGRLSRMDSLQSQHLSQGLQERQEARLGAIRSALKRMDAGTYGICAHCGADIDPGRLFVVLEAEECGGCTTP
- a CDS encoding TCP-1/cpn60 chaperonin family protein; this translates as MIASRATSDAHETRIGLRNGVSRAALVAGVTLGPRGGVGLRRPWGGSMARGTGLEVAAPAAPEGPLERLGFRFALETARQVERRTGDGTATTLVLLAELFHEVVRWITSGADPIEVRDSLRFAADEVDRRLARGAEPLDGAHGITDLATSACAGDRRLGEAVATAVRRAGSCDGVQVARADTPNDYLEGRVGHLFGGIAPHGGSVSGLSSGNWTVESPMVVVASGDLDPAGARQLVRSVGTDVQPILLIAPEQRLSGIDRSQAFRERPLIPLTTSRGEGAADLLEDLATVTSGRPLLFRGERGGGGAPANPWIRAGAARRAHLTKRGLVIEPNAASGTQIEANRAALQRELEDHADPDALLGRLFRLAPTSVTVRLADAPESEYSRRRDLAVRALRAVRGASEAGVLPGGGAALFHAASEAGSPEGQGGVLRATRCVAAAAGAVIRRLAENAGFDGRGVLEEVQAAGPPAHGFDVSTQQVRDLRGAGVLDAANVVRWSLRAAVATAELLLLTETVVGRGADARLGEGLES
- a CDS encoding GTP-binding protein, encoding MPRLAAAHSAVMPLDNRKGVEEQARKLFGVCRKRRLPIFTFVNKCDRPGTDPFGLRDDVERDLGIECFPAVWPLRRGDRLIGVFDRLDRGALQVGDTISTVARLEYPGVPRFSPEYFASVRLGDPLRRKHLARGL